From one Methanobrevibacter woesei genomic stretch:
- a CDS encoding RNA-binding protein codes for MNIKVKKRNFLKKKKVKELKKDLGQYSDILADSKNVEILEAEPYSFILVDGEPYIIIIDDKPFPTLKAALANEINGKTVVVDMGAIRFVSNGADIMSPGIVEADSDIEEGDIVLIVDETHKKPLAIGVSLITGDEMVENDSGKAIETKHYVGDSIWNFEV; via the coding sequence ATGAATATCAAAGTTAAAAAAAGAAATTTCTTAAAAAAGAAAAAAGTCAAAGAACTTAAAAAAGATCTTGGCCAATACAGTGACATACTTGCAGACAGCAAAAATGTGGAAATATTAGAAGCTGAACCATACTCTTTTATCTTAGTTGATGGTGAACCTTACATCATAATTATTGATGATAAACCATTCCCAACCCTAAAAGCAGCACTAGCTAATGAGATTAATGGAAAAACTGTTGTAGTGGATATGGGAGCAATCAGATTTGTAAGTAATGGTGCAGACATAATGAGTCCTGGAATCGTTGAAGCTGACAGCGATATTGAAGAGGGAGATATTGTTTTAATTGTTGATGAAACCCATAAAAAACCATTAGCTATTGGTGTTAGCTTAATCACTGGTGATGAAATGGTTGAAAATGATTCTGGAAAAGCTATTGAAACAAAACATTATGTTGGAGACAGTATTTGGAACTTTGAAGTGTGA
- a CDS encoding LSm family protein, translated as MSGQNVQRPLDALGQAVNSPVLIKLKGDREFRGILKSFDLHMNLVLNDAEELQDGEVTRRLGVVLIRGDNIVYISP; from the coding sequence GTGAGCGGACAAAATGTTCAAAGACCACTTGATGCATTAGGACAAGCTGTAAACTCTCCTGTTCTAATAAAACTTAAAGGAGATCGTGAATTTAGAGGAATACTTAAAAGCTTTGACTTGCACATGAACTTAGTTCTTAATGATGCAGAAGAATTACAAGATGGCGAAGTCACTAGAAGACTTGGTGTTGTTCTTATTAGAGGAGACAACATAGTTTATATTTCACCATAA
- a CDS encoding 50S ribosomal protein L37e — translation MAKGTPSMGKKNKKTHIRCRRCGRNTYHIRKKVCASCGFGKSKKIRRYSWQNKKPTTRQRLV, via the coding sequence ATGGCAAAAGGAACTCCATCAATGGGTAAAAAGAATAAAAAAACCCATATAAGATGTAGAAGATGTGGTAGAAACACTTACCATATACGTAAAAAAGTTTGTGCTTCCTGTGGATTCGGTAAATCCAAAAAAATCAGAAGATACAGTTGGCAAAACAAAAAACCTACAACCAGACAAAGATTAGTATAA
- a CDS encoding nitroreductase family protein, whose product MDAVEENIRNRRSIRKYSDKEIPDEYVDKLLRAAMQAAGSRMGAEPWEFIVVKDKETIGKLSELDSNTKPLKTATLAIVSIANMERVHYERVWQQDMAAASENLLLEAANLGLGAVWLGIAPVEERMNKIREIFNLESESLRPFNIISLGYPAEGFENKFVDKYDETRVHYETY is encoded by the coding sequence ATGGATGCAGTAGAAGAAAACATTAGAAACAGAAGAAGCATTAGAAAATACAGTGATAAAGAAATTCCAGATGAATATGTTGATAAACTTTTAAGGGCAGCAATGCAGGCAGCTGGAAGCAGAATGGGTGCTGAACCTTGGGAATTTATAGTAGTCAAAGATAAGGAAACTATTGGGAAATTATCTGAGCTTGATTCCAATACAAAACCATTAAAGACTGCAACACTAGCTATTGTTTCAATTGCTAATATGGAAAGAGTTCATTATGAAAGAGTATGGCAACAGGATATGGCTGCAGCTAGTGAAAATCTTCTTCTTGAAGCAGCAAACTTAGGTCTTGGTGCTGTATGGTTAGGTATTGCACCTGTTGAAGAACGTATGAATAAAATACGTGAAATCTTCAATTTAGAAAGTGAATCACTACGTCCTTTTAATATTATTTCACTTGGGTATCCTGCTGAAGGATTTGAAAATAAGTTTGTTGATAAGTATGATGAAACCAGAGTTCATTATGAAACTTATTAA
- the rnc gene encoding ribonuclease III, protein MNLLEKFNIIPNDEHLYEVAFMHGSYSAKIGVDYTYERLEFLGDSVLNMIVSEYLFKKYSDYKEGDLTKLRANYVCQTALIFYSHELGLDKHIKIFSEDNNISDNEILSITADVFESFLGAIFLDQGIEFAKDYISKIIFKYIDQEKVFFADYKSAMKEYGDAEEVDVSYEIIEEYGLPHDKTFIISILVDGKEMGIGKGKNKKEAEQKAAEKAMEKLGIEKY, encoded by the coding sequence ATGAACTTGTTAGAAAAATTTAACATTATTCCAAATGATGAACACTTATATGAGGTTGCATTTATGCATGGTTCATATAGTGCTAAGATTGGAGTTGATTATACTTATGAAAGACTAGAATTTCTTGGAGATTCTGTTTTAAACATGATTGTATCTGAATACCTTTTTAAAAAGTATTCTGATTATAAGGAAGGAGATTTAACTAAACTTAGGGCAAATTATGTTTGTCAGACTGCATTAATCTTTTATTCACATGAATTGGGATTGGATAAGCATATAAAAATATTCAGTGAAGATAACAACATTAGTGATAATGAGATTTTATCTATAACTGCAGATGTCTTTGAATCATTTTTAGGTGCAATCTTTTTAGATCAGGGAATAGAATTTGCCAAAGATTACATTTCTAAAATTATTTTTAAGTATATAGACCAAGAAAAAGTCTTCTTTGCTGATTATAAATCAGCTATGAAAGAATATGGGGATGCTGAAGAAGTTGATGTAAGCTATGAAATCATTGAAGAGTATGGTCTTCCTCATGATAAAACCTTTATAATTTCCATTTTGGTGGATGGAAAAGAAATGGGAATTGGAAAAGGAAAAAACAAAAAAGAAGCTGAACAGAAAGCAGCTGAAAAAGCTATGGAAAAATTAGGTATTGAAAAGTATTAG
- the metX gene encoding homoserine O-acetyltransferase MetX, with the protein MKKESVGIVETKYFDIADTIKLESGKTLSNVTVAYETYGELNKEKNNAVLICHALSGDAHAAGWHKGDKKPGWWEILIGPGKALDSRKYFIICSNVLGGCKGTTGPASINPETGKQYGTDFPVITIKDMVNVQKILVDSFGIDKLAAVIGGSMGGMQVMQWLVSYPEMVKKAIPIATTARSSPQQIAFNEVGRQSIVADPDWAGGNYYETGKVPKNGLSVARMVAHITYLSDESMYLKFGRDLQDKEEVTYDLSMDFQVESYLHHQGASFVKRFDANSYLYITKAIDLFDLSINNSLIDGLSPVKAKVEVVSVDSDWLYPTEHSMDILTALQANDVEVSFSELKSSYGHDAFLLEKGQLNYIVSRFLADNVVEDLMRTDVITITEKAQVEEAARLMLDNQVTHLPVVTDDKKLIGIVTSWDLSKSIATDSKDLMDIMTKTVKFCKAEDTIEEISHKMKKFDISCLPVVDDDLILQGIITTDQISHLISYI; encoded by the coding sequence ATGAAAAAGGAATCTGTAGGAATTGTTGAAACAAAATATTTTGATATTGCAGACACTATTAAATTAGAGAGCGGTAAGACTCTAAGTAATGTTACTGTAGCTTATGAAACTTATGGTGAACTAAATAAAGAAAAAAACAATGCAGTTCTTATTTGTCATGCTCTATCAGGAGATGCTCATGCAGCAGGTTGGCATAAAGGAGATAAGAAACCTGGTTGGTGGGAAATTTTAATAGGGCCAGGTAAAGCATTAGACAGCAGAAAATACTTTATTATATGTTCTAATGTTTTAGGTGGATGTAAAGGCACTACAGGTCCTGCTTCTATTAATCCTGAAACCGGAAAGCAATATGGTACTGATTTTCCAGTAATCACCATTAAGGATATGGTTAATGTTCAAAAGATTCTAGTTGATTCCTTTGGTATTGATAAGTTAGCTGCTGTTATTGGAGGATCTATGGGTGGAATGCAGGTTATGCAATGGCTTGTTTCCTATCCTGAGATGGTTAAAAAGGCAATTCCAATAGCTACAACAGCAAGGTCTTCTCCTCAGCAAATAGCTTTTAATGAGGTTGGCCGTCAGTCAATAGTTGCTGACCCTGACTGGGCTGGAGGAAACTACTATGAAACTGGTAAAGTTCCTAAAAATGGACTTTCTGTAGCACGTATGGTTGCTCATATTACCTATCTAAGTGATGAGTCAATGTATCTTAAATTTGGACGTGACTTGCAGGATAAAGAGGAAGTTACCTATGACTTGTCAATGGATTTCCAGGTTGAAAGCTATCTTCATCATCAAGGTGCATCCTTTGTAAAACGTTTTGATGCAAATAGCTATCTCTACATTACAAAAGCTATTGATTTATTTGATTTGTCAATTAACAACTCATTAATTGATGGTTTAAGTCCTGTTAAAGCTAAAGTTGAAGTTGTTTCTGTTGATTCTGACTGGCTTTATCCAACAGAGCACAGTATGGATATTCTAACAGCTCTTCAGGCTAATGATGTGGAAGTATCCTTCTCAGAGCTTAAATCCAGCTATGGTCATGATGCATTCCTTCTTGAGAAAGGACAACTTAACTATATCGTTTCAAGATTCCTTGCAGATAATGTTGTAGAGGACTTGATGAGAACTGATGTAATAACAATAACAGAAAAGGCTCAAGTAGAGGAAGCTGCCCGTTTGATGCTTGATAATCAAGTTACTCACTTGCCTGTTGTTACAGATGACAAGAAGTTAATTGGTATTGTAACTAGCTGGGACTTGTCTAAGTCTATTGCAACTGATTCTAAGGATTTAATGGATATAATGACAAAAACAGTTAAGTTCTGTAAAGCTGAAGACACAATTGAAGAGATATCTCATAAAATGAAGAAGTTTGATATTTCCTGTCTTCCAGTTGTTGATGATGACTTGATTCTTCAGGGAATAATTACAACTGACCAAATAAGTCATTTAATTTCTTATATTTAA
- a CDS encoding O-acetylhomoserine aminocarboxypropyltransferase/cysteine synthase family protein: MTNKRKYGERTLEVHAGEERADPVTGARATPIYYTSSYAFESAEKAKKLYALEEEGHIYTRISNPTTEVLEKRVAAIENGVGALAQSTGMSAILLAILNITNAGDEIVASNNLYGGTYTLFKNTMVNWGIKVNFVDTHDLDAYREAINDKTKAIYCESVGNPQLDIPDFEAIAEIAHENGIPLIVDNTSAITMVRPIDYGADIVVHSATKFLSGTGTSMGGIIVDGGNFDWTNGKFPQFTEPDESYHGLIYSEAFGNKAYIMKARAHLMKDLGTVMSPMNAFMILQSTESLSLRVNQHCENALEIAKFLKNHEAVSWVNYPGLEDNENHEMAEKYLNGNYGCIVGFGIKGGIEEGKKFIESVELLSHVANIADAKTLVIHPATTTHSNMSSEEQLESGITPDFIRMSVGIENVEDLIADIDQALKKAVN, translated from the coding sequence ATGACTAATAAAAGAAAATATGGAGAAAGAACTTTAGAAGTTCATGCAGGAGAAGAAAGAGCAGATCCTGTAACTGGTGCAAGAGCAACCCCAATTTATTACACAAGTTCTTATGCCTTTGAAAGTGCCGAAAAAGCTAAAAAACTATATGCACTTGAAGAAGAAGGACACATTTACACAAGAATATCAAATCCTACCACTGAAGTATTAGAGAAAAGGGTTGCAGCTATTGAAAATGGAGTAGGTGCACTAGCTCAATCAACAGGAATGTCTGCAATTTTACTAGCTATTTTAAACATAACAAATGCAGGAGATGAAATTGTAGCTTCAAATAACCTCTATGGAGGAACCTACACTTTATTTAAGAATACAATGGTTAACTGGGGAATTAAAGTTAACTTTGTAGATACTCATGACCTTGATGCTTACAGAGAAGCTATCAACGATAAAACAAAAGCAATATACTGTGAATCTGTTGGAAATCCTCAATTAGATATCCCTGATTTTGAAGCAATAGCTGAAATTGCACATGAAAATGGAATTCCTTTAATTGTAGATAATACCTCAGCTATTACAATGGTCAGACCAATTGATTATGGTGCAGATATTGTTGTTCATTCAGCTACCAAATTCTTATCTGGAACAGGAACAAGTATGGGTGGAATTATTGTAGATGGTGGTAACTTTGATTGGACCAATGGAAAATTCCCACAATTTACAGAACCTGATGAATCCTACCATGGTTTAATTTACTCTGAGGCTTTTGGAAACAAAGCATATATCATGAAAGCACGTGCTCATTTAATGAAAGACTTAGGAACTGTAATGAGTCCAATGAATGCATTTATGATTTTACAAAGTACTGAATCCCTAAGTTTAAGAGTAAATCAACATTGTGAAAATGCTTTAGAAATAGCTAAATTCCTTAAAAACCATGAAGCAGTTTCATGGGTAAATTATCCTGGTCTTGAAGACAATGAAAACCATGAAATGGCTGAAAAATACTTAAATGGCAATTATGGTTGTATTGTTGGATTTGGTATCAAAGGTGGAATTGAAGAGGGTAAAAAATTCATTGAAAGTGTTGAATTGTTATCCCATGTAGCGAATATTGCTGATGCTAAAACCTTAGTAATACACCCTGCAACCACTACACACTCAAATATGAGTTCTGAAGAACAATTAGAAAGTGGAATCACTCCAGACTTCATTAGAATGTCTGTAGGTATTGAAAATGTTGAAGATCTTATTGCAGATATAGATCAAGCATTAAAAAAAGCAGTAAACTAA
- a CDS encoding RpnC/YadD family protein — protein sequence MVEFFDKNNQIVEELSTEFITTDPVYRYADKVLKNDKNEIIIVEYQNSKLKSQDIKRFMVYTALAIEKQKSKVRIFILYTYHVKTQELWDYGPIIFKPEIFSLKEIEGDKVLKRLKEKIKNKKTLTRQELHELRFLPFFKSKEQPKEILKQTVKLTNELTEIEQETLETLKKGQAILARRFIEDEKEFNLIMEKIKMKTNVFRELVDEGIEEGERKGRNEGIETVAKRMKKQNYPIEEIMNLTKLTKKEIENL from the coding sequence ATGGTTGAATTTTTTGACAAAAATAATCAGATAGTGGAAGAATTATCTACAGAATTCATAACCACAGATCCGGTTTATAGATATGCTGATAAAGTGCTTAAAAATGATAAAAATGAAATAATCATAGTGGAATATCAAAATAGTAAATTAAAATCACAAGATATAAAACGATTTATGGTTTATACAGCTCTTGCAATTGAAAAGCAAAAATCCAAAGTGAGAATATTTATACTGTATACATACCATGTGAAAACACAGGAATTATGGGATTATGGACCAATAATATTCAAACCTGAAATTTTCTCACTAAAAGAGATAGAAGGAGACAAAGTATTAAAAAGATTAAAAGAAAAGATAAAAAATAAAAAAACACTAACAAGACAAGAACTTCATGAATTAAGATTTTTACCATTTTTCAAATCAAAAGAACAACCTAAAGAAATATTAAAACAAACCGTTAAACTAACAAATGAATTAACTGAAATTGAACAGGAAACATTAGAAACTTTAAAAAAAGGTCAAGCCATATTAGCTAGAAGATTTATTGAAGATGAAAAAGAGTTTAATCTTATAATGGAGAAAATAAAAATGAAAACTAATGTTTTTAGAGAACTTGTAGATGAGGGAATTGAAGAAGGCGAAAGAAAAGGTAGAAATGAAGGAATAGAAACAGTTGCAAAAAGAATGAAAAAACAAAACTACCCAATAGAAGAAATAATGAACCTCACAAAACTAACCAAAAAAGAAATAGAAAATTTATAA
- a CDS encoding asparagine synthase-related protein, with amino-acid sequence MCSIAGLEGNFKASDLTKMLKSSKNRGIDSSGVFLAPDTLENNIDLDDYENDSNLNFAMGHNLLSIFKLENSEFYQPVSKDNLVLVFNGEIYNFRELAEFLNSDFSCDTDLLLNLACHYFKKSGNLLEAVKKTVSKIDGDYSFVIWDGKNLAIARDDMGVKPLFYAVNNNLKGFSSTRKSLREVGFSEIISLKPGNILYNWKEVEFRAHPWQITENIDISNLKELLFNSVSKRVEFLEEIAVIFSGGVDSAILTLILKKIASQRDLKIRLYSVGGKNSKDVQAAKKLASQLHLPLKVHDISEETVKENLSNVINAIDDTNLMKIGVGMTIYLASKMIKEDGLKVAISGQGADELFAGYNRYLKSFESGDLDEELRHDIENMYHVNLERDDAVSMDNGVELRLPFLDSKLVEFALNIPVEYKIIARDDKIRKHILRNLASELGLDDEFAFRPKKAAQYGTGIDKILRKKIIKNYDLNSFL; translated from the coding sequence ATGTGCTCAATTGCAGGTTTAGAAGGTAATTTCAAAGCAAGTGATTTAACTAAAATGCTTAAATCATCTAAAAATAGAGGTATTGACTCATCAGGAGTATTTTTAGCCCCTGACACCCTTGAAAACAATATTGATTTAGATGATTATGAAAATGATTCCAATTTAAACTTTGCAATGGGGCATAACTTATTATCTATTTTTAAACTTGAAAATAGTGAATTTTACCAGCCTGTTTCTAAGGATAATCTTGTTTTAGTTTTTAATGGTGAGATTTATAATTTCAGGGAGCTGGCTGAATTTCTTAATTCTGACTTTAGCTGTGATACAGATTTGCTTCTAAATTTAGCATGTCATTATTTTAAAAAGTCAGGTAATTTACTTGAAGCTGTTAAGAAAACTGTAAGTAAAATTGATGGAGATTACAGTTTTGTAATATGGGATGGTAAAAACTTAGCTATTGCACGGGATGATATGGGAGTCAAGCCATTATTCTATGCAGTTAATAATAATTTAAAGGGATTTTCCTCAACAAGAAAATCACTAAGAGAAGTTGGATTTAGTGAAATAATCTCTTTAAAGCCTGGAAATATCTTATACAACTGGAAAGAGGTGGAGTTTAGAGCCCATCCATGGCAAATAACAGAAAATATAGATATCTCTAATCTAAAAGAATTACTATTTAACTCAGTTTCAAAAAGAGTGGAGTTTTTAGAAGAGATAGCAGTAATCTTTTCAGGGGGAGTAGACAGTGCTATCTTAACTTTAATTTTAAAAAAAATAGCTAGTCAGAGAGATCTTAAAATAAGACTATATTCTGTTGGTGGTAAAAACTCAAAAGATGTTCAGGCTGCTAAAAAACTTGCATCACAACTTCACTTGCCTTTAAAAGTTCATGATATTTCAGAAGAAACTGTAAAGGAAAATCTTTCTAATGTTATAAATGCTATTGATGATACAAATCTGATGAAAATAGGAGTTGGAATGACAATTTACTTAGCATCAAAGATGATAAAAGAAGATGGTCTTAAAGTAGCTATTTCAGGCCAAGGTGCAGATGAACTCTTTGCAGGATACAATAGATACCTAAAATCCTTTGAAAGTGGAGATTTGGATGAGGAATTGAGACATGACATTGAAAATATGTATCATGTTAACTTAGAGCGTGATGATGCAGTGTCTATGGATAATGGTGTAGAATTGAGATTACCTTTCCTTGATTCTAAATTAGTGGAATTTGCACTTAACATTCCAGTTGAGTATAAAATTATAGCTAGGGATGATAAAATAAGAAAACATATTTTAAGGAATTTAGCTAGTGAATTAGGGCTTGATGATGAATTTGCATTTAGGCCTAAGAAAGCAGCACAATATGGAACTGGAATTGATAAGATTCTACGTAAAAAAATCATTAAAAATTATGATTTAAACTCTTTTTTATAA
- the gatC gene encoding Asp-tRNA(Asn) amidotransferase subunit GatC produces MKIEKDAEKIVEEFSKTLDNIPDLEETWYITDNLNLTRKDESHEKNPEKILRNANIDKDGNLIVKKADWVN; encoded by the coding sequence ATGAAAATAGAAAAAGACGCGGAAAAAATTGTAGAAGAATTTTCAAAAACATTAGATAATATTCCTGATCTTGAAGAAACATGGTATATTACAGATAATTTAAATCTCACACGTAAGGATGAATCTCACGAGAAAAATCCTGAAAAAATATTGAGAAATGCTAATATTGACAAAGATGGAAATCTTATTGTTAAAAAAGCAGATTGGGTTAATTAA
- a CDS encoding amino acid-binding protein, producing the protein MRMDLVLELLDVPGQLVSVLKPISGLGANLVTVIHKRDIKNEKGRIPVQLTIEGERKNLNRVIDKFNELGVSILEMDGVVRKEKVSTILIGHIVDKDIRDTMDRINELDGIYIVGFDIKLDGEAKSSALINIETDVGKKQVVFDRINEIAVEKDLLVINEV; encoded by the coding sequence ATGAGAATGGATTTGGTTTTGGAGCTTTTAGATGTTCCAGGACAATTAGTGTCTGTATTAAAACCTATTAGTGGACTTGGTGCTAATTTAGTTACTGTTATCCATAAAAGAGACATTAAAAATGAAAAAGGAAGAATTCCTGTTCAATTGACTATTGAAGGTGAACGTAAAAACCTTAACCGTGTAATTGACAAATTTAATGAACTTGGTGTTTCTATTTTGGAAATGGATGGTGTTGTTCGCAAAGAAAAAGTTAGCACTATCTTAATTGGTCACATTGTTGATAAAGATATTAGGGACACTATGGATAGAATTAATGAATTAGACGGCATTTATATTGTTGGATTTGATATTAAATTAGATGGTGAGGCTAAATCCTCTGCATTAATCAATATTGAGACGGATGTAGGCAAAAAACAAGTTGTATTTGATAGAATTAATGAAATTGCCGTTGAAAAGGATTTATTAGTGATTAATGAGGTTTAG
- a CDS encoding homoserine dehydrogenase, whose translation MNECKVIIMGFGAVGQGVANAISLKKDMIKQEHNVEVKVVAAADSSSSAICADGLDEQLLVSVKNDNGSLASYPEYGSDVCGIDVLDSVEYDCLIEATPTNIEDGEPALSLTLKAFEEGKDVVTSNKGHLALFFKDVVSAAEKNNVQFRYEATVGGAMPIINFVKDTLSSCKISSIEGILNGTTNYILSRMTSEGSSYKDILHESQELGIAETDPTQDVEGIDAACKTVILANSLLGIDATYSDVDVEGISNITSQAIELAKKDGYLIKLIAEVSPDNLKVSPRLVKQGSSYDVNGTLNMATVHTDLAGDVTVVGLGAGSLETASAMLTDLISILKNKY comes from the coding sequence ATGAATGAATGTAAAGTCATAATTATGGGATTTGGTGCAGTAGGACAAGGAGTCGCTAATGCCATTTCTCTTAAAAAAGATATGATTAAACAAGAGCACAACGTCGAGGTGAAGGTTGTTGCTGCAGCTGATTCATCATCTTCAGCTATTTGTGCTGATGGGTTAGATGAACAGTTACTTGTTAGTGTTAAAAATGATAATGGAAGTTTAGCATCATATCCAGAATATGGTAGTGATGTTTGTGGAATAGATGTATTAGATAGTGTTGAATATGATTGCTTAATAGAAGCAACACCAACTAACATTGAAGATGGTGAACCTGCTTTATCTTTAACTTTAAAAGCTTTTGAAGAAGGTAAAGATGTTGTAACTTCTAATAAAGGACACTTAGCATTATTCTTCAAAGATGTAGTTTCTGCAGCTGAAAAAAATAATGTTCAGTTCAGATATGAAGCTACTGTTGGGGGAGCAATGCCTATTATTAATTTTGTTAAAGATACTCTTTCCAGCTGTAAAATTTCTTCCATTGAAGGTATTTTAAACGGTACTACTAACTATATTTTATCTAGAATGACTTCTGAAGGTTCTTCCTATAAGGATATTTTACATGAGTCTCAAGAGTTAGGAATAGCTGAAACAGACCCTACTCAGGATGTTGAAGGAATTGATGCTGCATGTAAAACTGTTATTTTAGCTAATTCCTTACTTGGAATTGATGCTACATATAGTGATGTAGATGTAGAAGGTATCTCTAATATTACCTCTCAAGCTATTGAACTTGCTAAAAAAGATGGTTATTTAATTAAATTAATAGCTGAAGTATCACCAGATAACTTAAAAGTGTCTCCGCGTCTAGTTAAACAAGGTAGCTCTTATGATGTAAATGGAACTTTAAACATGGCTACTGTTCACACTGATTTAGCTGGTGATGTTACTGTTGTTGGTTTAGGTGCAGGTTCTCTTGAAACCGCTTCTGCAATGTTGACTGATTTAATTAGTATTTTAAAAAATAAATACTAA
- a CDS encoding cofactor-independent phosphoglycerate mutase, whose amino-acid sequence MKYVVFIPDGSSDYPVDELDGMTPLQYANTPNIDKLASKGCGGFTNNVPEGLTPGSDVANMSIFGYDPNDFYTGRGPLEAGSMGIETEPTDVIFRCNTITEKDGIMDDFNAGHITSQEAEVLMDALNEYFNEKYEGFKGKFYPGISYRHVFVYSCDNEEDAKFLSNLKTMPPHDIASQNLDENTSGKIDDSWGKDLALEIKNIMIESQEVLKDHEINQKRISEGKKPANMVWLWGQGVTPKLPNFKETYGLDGAVITGVDLLKGIGVFAGLDVIEVPGATGYFDTDYAAKGKYAIDTLKNHDLLFIHVEAPDEAGHAGDIKEKVNAIEQIDKHIVGPVLDFLEGNEYKAAILPDHPTPLSVGTHTRDDVPIIMYSCNKDGDSVAGFNEVDVCEGSIEKQRGCNLVKRLINDDF is encoded by the coding sequence ATGAAATATGTTGTTTTTATCCCTGATGGGTCTAGTGATTATCCTGTTGATGAATTAGATGGTATGACTCCTTTACAGTATGCTAACACTCCAAATATTGATAAATTAGCTAGTAAAGGATGTGGAGGATTTACTAATAATGTTCCTGAAGGATTAACTCCAGGTTCTGATGTTGCAAATATGAGTATTTTTGGTTATGACCCTAATGACTTTTATACAGGTCGTGGTCCCCTAGAAGCTGGAAGCATGGGTATTGAAACTGAACCTACTGATGTAATCTTTAGATGTAACACCATAACTGAAAAAGATGGAATAATGGATGATTTCAATGCAGGCCACATCACATCACAGGAAGCTGAAGTACTTATGGATGCATTAAATGAGTATTTCAATGAAAAATATGAAGGATTCAAAGGAAAATTTTATCCAGGTATAAGCTATAGGCATGTATTTGTATACTCCTGTGATAATGAAGAAGATGCAAAGTTCCTTTCTAATCTTAAGACCATGCCTCCTCATGATATTGCATCTCAGAATCTAGATGAAAATACATCTGGTAAAATTGATGATTCTTGGGGAAAAGATTTGGCATTGGAAATTAAAAATATAATGATTGAATCCCAGGAAGTTTTAAAAGACCATGAAATCAATCAAAAAAGGATTTCCGAAGGTAAAAAACCTGCTAACATGGTTTGGTTATGGGGTCAAGGTGTCACTCCTAAATTACCTAACTTTAAGGAAACTTATGGGCTTGATGGTGCTGTAATCACTGGTGTTGACTTATTAAAGGGAATTGGTGTATTTGCAGGTTTGGATGTTATTGAAGTGCCTGGAGCTACAGGATACTTTGATACTGACTATGCAGCAAAAGGAAAGTATGCAATTGACACTTTAAAAAACCATGATTTACTTTTTATTCATGTTGAAGCTCCAGATGAAGCAGGACATGCTGGTGACATTAAGGAAAAAGTAAATGCTATTGAACAGATTGATAAACATATTGTTGGCCCTGTTTTAGATTTCTTAGAAGGTAATGAATATAAAGCAGCTATTTTACCGGATCATCCAACTCCATTGTCTGTTGGAACCCATACAAGAGATGATGTGCCAATCATAATGTATTCCTGTAATAAAGATGGAGATTCTGTGGCTGGTTTTAATGAAGTGGATGTTTGTGAAGGTTCAATTGAAAAACAGAGAGGCTGCAATTTAGTTAAACGCCTTATTAATGATGATTTCTAA